GAGTGCGAGCGAGCGGCGGATGCAGAATCGTCGGGGCTCCCTGCTCGAGGTCGTCATCAGTGACGGCGACGGTCGGCTCTCACTCACGTTCTTCAACCAGCCGTGGCGGCTGAAAGATCTGACCCCCGGTCGCCGGGGCATCTTCTCGGGCAAGGTCGGCGAGTACCGGCGCCAGACGCAGCTGACGAACCCCGACTACGAGCTGTTCGACGATCTCGCCGAGGCCCGCGCCGAGGCCGAGGTCAGCGCGAAGCGTCCGATCCCGATCTATCCGGCCACCGCGACCGTGCCGAGCCCGCTCGTGCAGAAGACCATCTCGCTCGTCCTCGACGCGCTCGGCGACATCGACGATCCCCTTCCCGACGATCTCCGCGCCCGGCGGGGCCTCCTTCCGGCCCGCACCGCGCTCGAGCAGATCCACCGCCCCGAGGACGACGACGACATCCCTCCCGCCGTGGCGACCCTGCGCATGCAGGAGGCTTTCGTCCTTCAGACGGCGCTCCTCCAGCAGCGCCAGTTCGTACGAGCCCTCTCGGCGACGAAGCGGCCCGCCGCGCCCGGCGGTCTTCTCGAGCGATTCGACCGCATTCTGCCGTTCGAACTCACCCCCGATCAGCAGAGCGTGGGCGCGCAGATCCAGGCCGACATGGTCGGCGACTGGCCCATGAACCGTCTCGTCCAGGGCGAGGTCGGTTCGGGGAAGACCCTCGTGGCCCTCCGTGCCATGCTGCAGGTGGCCGAGACCGGCGGCCAGTCCGCGCTGATCGCCCCGACCGAGGTGCTCGCCGCGCAGCACCTGCGTTCGATCGCCCGCATGCTCGGCCCCGAGCTCGCCCCCGAACTCATGCCGACGCTGCTGACCGGGCAGCTTCCCGCTGCCGAGCGACGCAAGGCCGCTCTGCGCGTGGCATCCGGTCAGGCGCGCATCGTCGTCGGCACGCACGCGCTCCTCAGCTCGACCACGACCTTCGCCGACCTCGGGTTCGTCGTCGTCGACGAGCAGCACCGCTTCGGCGTCGACCAGCGTGAGGCGCTGCGCGCCAAGGGCGATTCCCCGCACACCATCGTGCTCACGGCGACACCCATCCCGCGCACGGTGGCCATGACGGTCTTCGGCGACCTCGACGTCTCGACGATCCGCACCATGCCGGCCGGGCGCGCCGGCATCCAGTCCTTCGTCGCGCCCCTCGCCGAGAAGCCGAGCTGGTTCGCCCGGGTGTGGGACCGCGTGGCCGAAGAGGTCGCGCAGGGGCGCCAGGCCTTCGTCGTCTGCGCCGCCATCGACGCGGATCAGCTCGCGGCCGACGACAAGACCGACGAACCGGCCGATGCACCGGAAGGGCCCGCGTCTGCCGCAGCGAGCGACGGCCAACGTACCCGGTGGGGAGTGGTCCAGGTCGAGGCCCTGCTCTCGCGACTGCCGGCGTTCACCGGCATCCGCGTCGAGATCCTGCACGGCAAGATGCCGTCGGACGAGAAGGATGCCGTCATGCAGGCCTTCGCGCGCGGCGACATCGATGTGCTGGTCGCGACCACGGTCATCGAGGTCGGTGTCGACGTGCCGAACGCCTCCACGATGGTGATTCTGGAAGCCGACCGTTTCGGCGTCTCCCAGCTCCACCAGTTGCGCGGACGCGTCGGTCGCGGCGGACTACCCGGACTGTGCCTGCTCGTCACCGAGGCGGCCCCCGGCACGTCGTCGCGGGCCCGTGTCGACGCGGTGGCGGCGACCCTCGATGGCTTCGCCCTGGCCGAGGTGGATCTCGAGCTGCGCGGTGAGGGGGATGTGCTCGGCGGCGCGCAGTCCGGCGTGCGATCGTCGCTCCGGCTCCTTCGCGTCGTCACCGACGCCGACCTCATCACCGAGGCACGCGCCGAGGGGGAGCGGTTGCTCGCCGACGATCCCGCCCTGCAACGGCATCCGGGGCTGGCGGCCGCCCTCGAGCGTCGTCTCGGCGTCGAAGAACGCGCGGCGCTCGCGAAGTCCTGAGCGGCACCCGGTCGGTAGGCTGGCGGCATGGACCCCCGGATCGCCGTTGTTCCCGGCTCGTTCGACCCGCCCACGCTCGGGCACCTCGACGTGATCCGGCGTGCGGCCGGTCTCTTCGACCAGCTGCACGTGCTCGTGGTCCACAACCCCGGCAAAGAGGCGATGCTGCCGATCGCCCAGCGGCAGTCGCTGCTCGAGCAGTCGATCGCCGAGGCGGGCGTCGAGGGAGACGTGGTCGTCGCGGCCTGGAGCATGGGGCTGCTCGTCGACTACGCCACCGAGGTGGGCGCGAAGGTTCTGGTCAAAGGCATCCGCTCGCAGGTCGATGTCGCCTACGAGACGCCGATGGCGATCGTGAACCGCGATCTCGCGCACGTCGAGACCGTGTTCCTCCTCCCGGACCCCTCGCACGCGCTGGTCTCGAGTTCTCTCGTCCGCCAGGTCGCGGGTCTCGGCGGCGACGTCTCGCCGTACGTGCCGCCCGCGGTCGCCCGCTTCCTCGACACCGGCGCGCGAGGTCTCTGACCGGCGCAGCGCCCGCGCGCCCGGCCCTCATCCCGGAGCGCCCGGGTAGCATGGACGACCGTGAGAACCCGACGACCCGGCCCCTTCCAGCTCCCCGTGCGCGACATCGAACGCAAGCCCGGTGAGATGCGCGAGCACAGCCTCGAGCTTCCCGCTCCCGAGAAATGGGGCGAGGGTCTCGTCTCGGTCGCCGAGGCCGAGCTGCTCGATCTCGAGGTGCGCCTCGAGTCGGTGCACGAGGGGATTCTCGTCTCGGGCACGGTCGACACCACCGCCACCGGCGTGTGCGGACGATGCCTGATCGACATCGAGGAGCCTGTCGAAGTCGAGTTCCAGGAACTTTTCGCGTATCCTGGGGATGAAGCGAGCGACTTCGACGTTCAAGACGACCACGTGGATCTTGAAAATCTGGTCCGGGACACGATTGTCCTGTCGCTTCCGTTCCAGCCGGTGTGTCAGCCGGACTGCCCCGGGCTCGACCCGAACACGGGCGAGAGGCTGACGGAAAGCCCCGGCGACACGGAGCAGACGTCCGTTGATCCTCGATGGGCTGCGCTCCAGCAGTACACCCCAGACGACGGCGATGCGCTCCGCGCCGCCCCCAAGACAGAGAAGAGCTAGTCATGGCAGGTAACCCCCCGAAGCGGAAGGTCTCCCGCTCGAACACCCGCTCGCGCCGCGCGCAGTGGAAGGCCGAAGCCCCCGCGCTGGTCAAGACCATCGAGAACGGCAAGGTCGTCTACAGCCGTCCCCACCAGGCGAAGGTCGTCACCGACTCGCAGGGCACCGAGCTCTTCCTCGAGTACAAGGGCCGCAAGGTCGCCGACGTCTGATCGGCGATTCGTGACGCGTAACAACGTCGAGCGCTCCGCGCTCACCGAGAAGCTCGGGGTCGACATCGACCCCGAGCTTCTTTCGCTCGCTCTGACGCATCGCTCGTTCGCCTACGAGAACGGCGGCATCCCGCACAACGAGCGCCTCGAGTTCCTCGGCGACTCGGTGCTCGGGCAGGCCGTCACCGTCCGCCTCTTCACGCGGCATCCCGATCTCGACGAGGGCCAGCTCGCGAAGCGCCGCGCCGGCGTGGTCTCGACGATCGCTCTCGCCGAAGTCGCTCGCGGCATCGGTCTCGGTCAGCACGTGCGTCTCGGGCGGGGGGAGATCCTCACCGGCGGCCATGACAAGGACTCGATCCTCGCCGACACCATGGAGGCGATCATCGGCGCGACGTACCTGTCCGCCGGACCGGATGCCGCCACGGCGATGGTGCTGCGTCTGGTCGAACCCCTGATGGCCGATCCCGCGCGTTACGGTGCGGCGATGGACCCGAAGACGAGCCTGCAGGAGATCGCGGCGCGGCTGTCGGTGCCCGCTCCGACCTACTCCGTCGAAGCCGCCGGCCCCGATCACGACCGTCGCTTCACCGCGACCGTGCGCGTCGGCGACGTGGTCACCACCGGAACCGGGTCGAGCAAGAAGCAGGCCGAGATGGCTGCGGCGCTGACGGCCTGGCGCGAACTCGACGCGCGTGCCTGAGCTTCCCGAGGTCGAGGTCGTCCGCGCGGGCCTCGAACCCGCGGTGACCGGCGCGCTGATCACCTCGGTGGACGTCCGCGACGAGCGCGCCCTCACACGTCATACCGGGGGAGCAGCCCACTTCGAGGCCGAACTGACCGGTCGGCGGATCGATGCCGCTGTTCGTCGCGGAAAGTTCCTCTGGATGCCGGTCTCCGCCGACGAAGCGATCGTGACGCATCTCGGGATGAGCGGGCAGATGCTCCTCCGCGTTCCGGGAGCGCCGGAGGAGCGCCACGAGCGCATCCGCATCGAGCTCGAGCATCCGGTACACGGCCCGCTCTCGGTGGTCTTCGCCGACCAGCGGACCTTCGGTTCCCTCGCGGTCGACCGACTCGTCGACACCCCTGACGGCGCCGCGGCCGGACGCGGATCGAGCCTGCCGCGCGTTCCGACCCAGGTCGCGCACATCGCCCGCGATCCGCTCGACCCCGCCTTCGACGTCTCGCGCTTCCGGTCACGCGTCGGTCGAACAGCGTCCGGCATCAAGCGCGTCCTGCTCGATCAGACCGTGGCGAGCGGCATCGGCAACATCTACGCCGATGAGTCGCTGTGGGCGGCGCGCATTCACCCCGAGGCCGTGGCATCCTCTCTGCCGACCCGCGCGGTGAATCGTCTGCTGGGCGAGGTCCGGGAGGTGCTCGACAAGGCGCTGGCCGAGGGCGGGACCAGCTTCGACGCGCAGTACGTGAACGTCAACGGCCAGGCCGGGTACTTCGCGCACTCGCTCAACGCCTACGGGCGGACCGGCCAGCCGTGCCCTCGCTGCGGCCGGCCGATCGTCCGGGTGTCGTTCATGAACCGATCGAGCCACTTCTGCCCGCACTGTCAGCGCCTCCGCTGACAGTGCGCCCGGCGGTCAGGACAGCACTTTCTTCCACGCCCCCTCGTACGCCACCGGGACGAAGCCGATCGCCTCGTTGATCGAGAGCATGGGTCGGTTCTCCTCCGCGTTGTAGGTGAGGACCCGCGGGGAGTCCGGCGCGATGTCGCGCCAGGCGAGAAGCCCCGCGCACTTCACGAGCAGCCCGAGGCGGTGGCCGCGGTGCGAGTCGACGACGAGCGTGTCGTGCTGAGACGTCGCAGCCGTGCGGTCCTTGCCGATCGCGAGCTCGTTGAACGCGACCAGCTCGCCGCTGTCGATGTGCTGAGCCGCCGTCACCAGGAGTAGGCGCCCGGCATCGAGGTAGGTTCGCTCGTAGCGGCGGACACGCTCGGCATCCCACTTCTCCTCGTCGAACTCCAGTCCCGCCGCCGGGGCGTCGGTGACCATGCGTGCCTTCATGAGCGCCAGGCCGTCGACGAACTCGTCGGGGGTCGGCAAGGTCCACTGCACGACGCGGTACCCGACGGA
This portion of the Microbacterium testaceum StLB037 genome encodes:
- the rpmF gene encoding 50S ribosomal protein L32 — its product is MAGNPPKRKVSRSNTRSRRAQWKAEAPALVKTIENGKVVYSRPHQAKVVTDSQGTELFLEYKGRKVADV
- a CDS encoding ATP-dependent DNA helicase RecG produces the protein MSGLSLASRLDGAIGGKTAAAFDRAFGMKTVGELLEHYPRRYARRGELTPISTLPLGEPVTIVAEVVSASERRMQNRRGSLLEVVISDGDGRLSLTFFNQPWRLKDLTPGRRGIFSGKVGEYRRQTQLTNPDYELFDDLAEARAEAEVSAKRPIPIYPATATVPSPLVQKTISLVLDALGDIDDPLPDDLRARRGLLPARTALEQIHRPEDDDDIPPAVATLRMQEAFVLQTALLQQRQFVRALSATKRPAAPGGLLERFDRILPFELTPDQQSVGAQIQADMVGDWPMNRLVQGEVGSGKTLVALRAMLQVAETGGQSALIAPTEVLAAQHLRSIARMLGPELAPELMPTLLTGQLPAAERRKAALRVASGQARIVVGTHALLSSTTTFADLGFVVVDEQHRFGVDQREALRAKGDSPHTIVLTATPIPRTVAMTVFGDLDVSTIRTMPAGRAGIQSFVAPLAEKPSWFARVWDRVAEEVAQGRQAFVVCAAIDADQLAADDKTDEPADAPEGPASAAASDGQRTRWGVVQVEALLSRLPAFTGIRVEILHGKMPSDEKDAVMQAFARGDIDVLVATTVIEVGVDVPNASTMVILEADRFGVSQLHQLRGRVGRGGLPGLCLLVTEAAPGTSSRARVDAVAATLDGFALAEVDLELRGEGDVLGGAQSGVRSSLRLLRVVTDADLITEARAEGERLLADDPALQRHPGLAAALERRLGVEERAALAKS
- a CDS encoding YceD family protein; protein product: MREHSLELPAPEKWGEGLVSVAEAELLDLEVRLESVHEGILVSGTVDTTATGVCGRCLIDIEEPVEVEFQELFAYPGDEASDFDVQDDHVDLENLVRDTIVLSLPFQPVCQPDCPGLDPNTGERLTESPGDTEQTSVDPRWAALQQYTPDDGDALRAAPKTEKS
- the mutM gene encoding bifunctional DNA-formamidopyrimidine glycosylase/DNA-(apurinic or apyrimidinic site) lyase, with the translated sequence MPELPEVEVVRAGLEPAVTGALITSVDVRDERALTRHTGGAAHFEAELTGRRIDAAVRRGKFLWMPVSADEAIVTHLGMSGQMLLRVPGAPEERHERIRIELEHPVHGPLSVVFADQRTFGSLAVDRLVDTPDGAAAGRGSSLPRVPTQVAHIARDPLDPAFDVSRFRSRVGRTASGIKRVLLDQTVASGIGNIYADESLWAARIHPEAVASSLPTRAVNRLLGEVREVLDKALAEGGTSFDAQYVNVNGQAGYFAHSLNAYGRTGQPCPRCGRPIVRVSFMNRSSHFCPHCQRLR
- the coaD gene encoding pantetheine-phosphate adenylyltransferase, coding for MDPRIAVVPGSFDPPTLGHLDVIRRAAGLFDQLHVLVVHNPGKEAMLPIAQRQSLLEQSIAEAGVEGDVVVAAWSMGLLVDYATEVGAKVLVKGIRSQVDVAYETPMAIVNRDLAHVETVFLLPDPSHALVSSSLVRQVAGLGGDVSPYVPPAVARFLDTGARGL
- the rnc gene encoding ribonuclease III, with the protein product MTRNNVERSALTEKLGVDIDPELLSLALTHRSFAYENGGIPHNERLEFLGDSVLGQAVTVRLFTRHPDLDEGQLAKRRAGVVSTIALAEVARGIGLGQHVRLGRGEILTGGHDKDSILADTMEAIIGATYLSAGPDAATAMVLRLVEPLMADPARYGAAMDPKTSLQEIAARLSVPAPTYSVEAAGPDHDRRFTATVRVGDVVTTGTGSSKKQAEMAAALTAWRELDARA